The proteins below are encoded in one region of Candidatus Dadabacteria bacterium:
- a CDS encoding MBL fold metallo-hydrolase: MKILDNGIEITYFGHSTFSVKSPAGKTVMIDPWIEGNPSCPEQLREVGHVDIIAVTHGHFDHISDVIPLCSKYNPKVVANWEICDWLGSKGVQNCMPCNKGGNVVIDGIRFTMTHAQHSSSMKEEDG, encoded by the coding sequence ATGAAAATACTGGATAACGGAATAGAAATAACCTACTTTGGACATTCCACTTTCTCAGTAAAATCGCCCGCCGGCAAAACGGTGATGATAGACCCGTGGATTGAGGGAAACCCCTCGTGCCCGGAACAGCTCCGTGAAGTCGGTCACGTTGACATCATAGCAGTCACACACGGACATTTTGACCATATAAGCGACGTGATTCCTCTATGCAGCAAATATAATCCCAAAGTGGTGGCAAACTGGGAGATCTGCGACTGGCTGGGCTCAAAGGGAGTTCAGAACTGCATGCCGTGTAACAAGGGAGGCAACGTGGTCATAGACGGAATAAGGTTCACAATGACCCACGCCCAGCACAGCAGCAGCATGAAGGAGGAAGACGG
- the serS gene encoding serine--tRNA ligase, with protein sequence MLDPKLIERNIDLVGEKLATRGFETDLSEFTVLNSRRKEIIKRVETLEYQRNEGSRKVGTLKRSGDQQGLSELLPELKALSEEIKDLNEKKAEAEGLLREFLLTVPNMPDSSVPEGPDDTANVEIRKWGEPRDFDFEVKDHVLLGAELDILDLPRATKIAGARFALYKNAGARLERALINFMLDVHTKQHGYTEVLTPFVANTESLTGTGNLPKFEEDLFKLSDTDYYMVPTAEVPVTNIHRDEIIPPEMLPIKYVAYTPCFRKEAGSYGKDVHGIIRQHQFNKVELVRFADPENSYEELEMLTADAAKILELLGIPYRVVLLCTGDMGFSSAKTYDLEVWVPSEGRYREISSCSNFEAFQARRANIRYRKSKGSKPAYLHTLNGSGVAVGRALLAIVENFQTEEGTVEIPEVLVPYMDGVRVIGR encoded by the coding sequence ATGTTAGATCCCAAATTGATTGAGCGAAATATTGATCTTGTTGGCGAAAAACTCGCTACCCGCGGTTTTGAGACCGATCTCTCGGAGTTTACAGTACTGAACTCCCGCAGAAAAGAGATAATAAAAAGGGTTGAGACTCTGGAATACCAAAGAAACGAGGGCTCAAGAAAGGTGGGTACCCTTAAGAGGTCCGGAGATCAGCAGGGACTTTCAGAACTTCTGCCCGAACTGAAGGCTCTCTCGGAAGAGATAAAGGATCTTAACGAGAAGAAAGCGGAGGCGGAAGGGCTTCTCAGGGAGTTTCTCCTGACCGTTCCCAACATGCCCGACTCATCGGTTCCCGAGGGTCCGGACGACACGGCAAACGTCGAGATAAGAAAGTGGGGAGAACCGAGGGATTTCGACTTCGAAGTAAAGGACCACGTGTTGCTAGGAGCCGAGCTCGACATACTGGATCTTCCGAGGGCGACGAAGATCGCAGGTGCACGGTTTGCGCTTTACAAAAACGCGGGCGCGCGGCTTGAGAGAGCTCTTATAAACTTCATGCTCGATGTTCATACCAAGCAGCACGGGTACACAGAGGTTCTCACTCCCTTCGTAGCCAACACGGAGAGTCTTACTGGAACGGGAAATCTCCCCAAATTCGAGGAAGATCTTTTCAAGCTTAGCGATACGGACTATTACATGGTTCCCACTGCCGAGGTTCCCGTTACCAACATTCACCGCGACGAGATAATTCCCCCGGAGATGCTTCCGATTAAATACGTGGCTTACACTCCGTGTTTCAGAAAGGAAGCGGGTTCTTACGGGAAGGACGTGCACGGGATAATCAGGCAGCATCAGTTTAACAAGGTGGAGCTTGTACGCTTCGCCGACCCGGAGAACTCGTACGAGGAACTTGAAATGTTGACTGCTGACGCTGCCAAGATTCTTGAACTTTTGGGTATTCCCTACAGGGTTGTTCTTCTTTGCACGGGAGACATGGGATTTTCTTCCGCCAAGACTTATGATCTTGAAGTATGGGTGCCGAGCGAGGGCAGATACAGGGAAATATCGTCCTGCAGCAATTTTGAGGCGTTTCAGGCGAGGCGCGCCAACATAAGATACAGAAAATCAAAGGGGTCCAAGCCGGCCTATCTTCATACTCTTAATGGTTCCGGGGTGGCTGTGGGCAGGGCTCTGTTGGCGATCGTTGAGAACTTCCAGACCGAAGAGGGGACGGTGGAGATTCCCGAGGTTCTGGTCCCATATATGGATGGTGTCAGGGTTATCGGCCGGTAA
- the frr gene encoding ribosome recycling factor: MSEELSVEELYIDAEDRMDKTVSVFDQELSRIRTGRASAALVDTMRVSYFGAQTPINQLANVSVPDSSTILIQAWDPGAVEEIQKAIAQSELGITPSVDGNTIRLAIPPLTEQRRKELVRHTGKVAEEHRVSVRQIRKDANNLIKKAGKTENLPEDEIKKALSEIQQLTDERISRLNALLEKKEKEILEI; the protein is encoded by the coding sequence ATGAGCGAAGAACTGTCTGTTGAAGAACTTTATATTGACGCCGAAGACAGGATGGACAAGACAGTAAGCGTTTTCGATCAGGAACTCTCCAGAATAAGGACCGGCAGGGCGTCAGCGGCTCTTGTCGACACGATGAGAGTTTCCTACTTCGGTGCCCAGACACCTATTAATCAACTCGCCAATGTTTCGGTGCCCGATAGTTCGACCATACTTATACAGGCTTGGGACCCGGGTGCGGTTGAGGAAATTCAAAAGGCAATCGCGCAGTCCGAACTCGGAATAACTCCGTCGGTCGACGGAAACACGATCAGGCTTGCCATACCGCCCCTGACGGAGCAGAGAAGAAAGGAACTTGTCAGGCACACGGGAAAAGTCGCCGAAGAACACAGGGTATCCGTAAGGCAGATAAGAAAAGATGCAAACAACCTCATAAAGAAAGCTGGGAAAACAGAGAACCTTCCAGAAGATGAAATAAAAAAAGCCCTCTCCGAAATACAGCAACTGACAGATGAGAGAATAAGCAGGCTAAACGCCCTGCTTGAAAAGAAAGAAAAAGAAATACTGGAAATCTGA
- the pyrH gene encoding UMP kinase: MGSSEKTIPKYKRVLLKLSGEALQGPGQFGISSDVIEYVSEEIKSIYSLGVETAIVIGGGNIFRGVSSSSKGMDRSTADYMGMLATVINALALQDFLERKGMSTRVQTALEIKQVAEPFIKRRAIRHLEKGRIVIFASGTGNPFFTTDTAATLRALQMGADIIMKATKVDGIYDKDPVKNKDASKFTELTYMEILKKGLKVMDATSISLCMEGNIPIVVFDLFEKGNIEKVIRGEKVGTIVKSGTEQ, translated from the coding sequence ATGGGATCCTCTGAAAAAACCATCCCGAAATATAAAAGAGTACTGCTGAAACTCAGCGGAGAAGCTCTTCAGGGTCCCGGCCAGTTTGGTATCAGTTCCGACGTCATTGAATACGTCTCCGAAGAAATAAAAAGCATCTACTCACTCGGGGTAGAAACGGCCATAGTCATAGGTGGAGGAAATATCTTCAGAGGTGTTTCCAGTTCTTCAAAGGGAATGGACCGTTCCACGGCCGACTACATGGGAATGCTCGCAACCGTGATAAACGCGCTTGCCCTGCAGGATTTTCTTGAAAGAAAAGGGATGTCAACGCGGGTGCAGACCGCGCTTGAAATAAAACAGGTTGCCGAACCCTTTATCAAAAGAAGGGCCATACGCCATCTTGAAAAGGGAAGAATAGTCATATTCGCCTCGGGAACAGGCAATCCGTTTTTTACGACCGACACGGCCGCAACCTTAAGAGCGCTGCAGATGGGAGCGGACATCATAATGAAGGCAACCAAAGTTGACGGCATTTATGACAAGGATCCCGTTAAAAACAAAGATGCTTCGAAGTTCACCGAGCTCACATACATGGAAATTCTGAAGAAAGGGTTGAAAGTTATGGATGCAACCTCAATCTCTCTTTGCATGGAGGGGAATATTCCCATAGTGGTGTTCGATCTTTTTGAGAAAGGCAACATAGAGAAAGTTATAAGAGGAGAGAAAGTAGGTACTATTGTAAAGAGCGGTACGGAACAATGA
- the tsf gene encoding translation elongation factor Ts has protein sequence MAEIKATMVKELREKTGAPFLDCKNALVETDGDFEKASEVLRIKGVAKASKKITRKTDQGTISSYVHAGGKIGVMLEVNCETDFVARNDEFQNLCREVAMQIAANNPTYVRKEEVSEEEIEDERRILKAEAMESGKPENIAEKMVAGRINKFFEEICLLEQPYIRDPKMKVMDLVNNLIAKIGENIVVKRFVRYQLGE, from the coding sequence ATGGCTGAAATCAAGGCAACAATGGTAAAGGAGCTAAGAGAAAAAACAGGAGCTCCTTTTCTTGACTGCAAGAACGCGCTTGTGGAAACCGACGGGGACTTCGAAAAAGCTTCCGAGGTCCTGAGGATAAAGGGCGTCGCGAAAGCTTCTAAAAAAATTACCAGAAAAACCGACCAGGGAACCATATCCTCATACGTTCACGCGGGTGGCAAAATCGGCGTAATGCTCGAGGTTAACTGCGAAACGGATTTTGTGGCCAGAAACGACGAGTTTCAGAACCTCTGCAGGGAAGTCGCCATGCAGATAGCGGCAAACAATCCGACTTACGTAAGAAAGGAAGAGGTTTCGGAAGAAGAAATAGAAGATGAAAGGCGGATTCTCAAGGCAGAAGCTATGGAATCGGGAAAACCCGAGAATATAGCGGAAAAAATGGTTGCGGGAAGAATAAACAAGTTTTTCGAGGAGATATGCCTTCTTGAGCAACCCTACATAAGAGATCCCAAGATGAAAGTCATGGACCTTGTAAACAACCTGATAGCTAAAATCGGCGAAAACATAGTTGTAAAAAGGTTCGTAAGATACCAGCTGGGCGAATGA
- the rpsB gene encoding 30S ribosomal protein S2 yields the protein MTEEAVASEKLSMKSLLEAGVHFGHQKSHWNPKMKSFIFGARNGIHIIDLQQTVTLFNRAYTFVKNTVADGGTVLLVGTKKQARGIIEEESVRCNMPYINTRWLGGTLTNFNTIRSRVDYLLELKKLEEDGQMEMLPKREAKNLRREIVKLEGLLGGIVTMRRAPDAIFVVDTKKEHIAIKEARNLSIPVIAIVDTNCDPANADYPIPSNDDAIRAIKLFTSKIADACIEGTHIYQEKLVSGEVEQVKEDSLEGVVVERKVFVFKEAESDESEESFVSVAISESSQSEDARAQKEISENTEDKKED from the coding sequence ATGACAGAAGAAGCCGTAGCTAGCGAAAAACTCAGCATGAAAAGCCTGCTTGAAGCGGGAGTACATTTCGGACACCAGAAAAGCCACTGGAACCCGAAAATGAAATCCTTTATCTTCGGAGCAAGAAACGGCATTCACATAATCGATCTTCAGCAGACGGTCACGCTTTTTAACAGGGCGTATACTTTCGTGAAAAACACAGTGGCGGACGGAGGAACCGTTTTGCTGGTGGGGACCAAGAAACAGGCCCGGGGAATAATTGAGGAAGAATCGGTCCGATGCAACATGCCCTACATAAACACGCGCTGGCTGGGCGGAACCCTTACCAATTTCAACACGATACGTTCGAGGGTTGATTACCTGCTGGAACTGAAAAAACTTGAGGAAGACGGGCAGATGGAAATGCTTCCGAAAAGGGAAGCGAAAAACCTTAGAAGGGAGATAGTAAAGCTCGAAGGGCTTCTGGGTGGAATAGTAACTATGAGGCGGGCTCCCGACGCTATTTTCGTCGTAGATACAAAAAAAGAGCATATAGCCATAAAAGAAGCGAGAAACCTCTCGATACCGGTTATAGCAATCGTGGACACGAACTGCGATCCCGCAAATGCGGATTATCCGATTCCGAGTAATGACGACGCCATAAGGGCGATAAAGCTGTTCACCTCAAAAATAGCGGACGCCTGCATTGAAGGAACTCACATATACCAGGAGAAACTGGTGAGCGGAGAGGTTGAACAGGTAAAAGAAGACAGCCTTGAGGGCGTAGTGGTAGAAAGGAAGGTGTTTGTTTTCAAGGAAGCTGAATCCGATGAAAGTGAGGAAAGCTTTGTTTCCGTAGCGATCTCCGAATCTTCGCAAAGTGAAGACGCTCGGGCACAGAAAGAGATATCAGAGAATACAGAAGATAAAAAAGAGGATTAA
- a CDS encoding diacylglycerol kinase family lipid kinase, giving the protein MKYLVIANPKAGTKALGPTLEQIRSAFEAREIICDVRSTQFPGHAAEIAAEGLREGFTHMISLGGDGTSSEIVSSIHGTEAVLGIVPGGSGNDFSKAAGIPLDTQAAVDNIFSGRTRKADLAFVDGKCFINGFGVGMDGAVAHAFGELGLRRFGSFGYIVGAVVEAFRFQGFFSEMDGEVGAAGGKLLLFGASNGPFQGGKFNLAPRADIFDGYLDIHIISDMSPVGRLFKIQKVLKGRHEGLREVSIIRAKELRFETFTDLPAHMDGETFLLRSGKHDIRIGEQAVNIIVPA; this is encoded by the coding sequence ATGAAATACCTTGTAATAGCAAATCCCAAGGCGGGTACAAAAGCGCTTGGCCCAACGCTTGAGCAGATTCGCAGCGCTTTTGAAGCAAGAGAAATTATTTGCGATGTGAGATCTACGCAATTCCCCGGGCACGCTGCTGAGATCGCCGCGGAAGGGCTTCGTGAAGGCTTTACCCACATGATTTCTCTTGGAGGAGACGGTACGTCAAGTGAGATCGTGAGTTCGATTCACGGAACCGAAGCTGTCTTGGGAATTGTTCCGGGCGGCAGCGGGAACGATTTCTCGAAGGCGGCCGGTATTCCCCTTGATACGCAGGCGGCGGTCGACAATATCTTTTCCGGCCGGACGAGAAAAGCCGATCTGGCTTTTGTTGACGGAAAATGTTTTATAAACGGTTTCGGGGTCGGGATGGACGGGGCCGTGGCGCATGCTTTCGGGGAGCTGGGCCTCAGGCGCTTCGGTTCCTTCGGTTACATTGTTGGAGCGGTGGTCGAGGCGTTCCGGTTCCAGGGTTTTTTCTCCGAGATGGATGGAGAGGTCGGCGCCGCGGGCGGAAAACTGCTTCTCTTCGGCGCTTCAAACGGCCCTTTTCAGGGTGGAAAGTTCAACCTGGCTCCCAGGGCTGACATATTCGACGGATATCTTGATATTCATATAATAAGTGACATGAGTCCTGTGGGGAGGCTTTTTAAGATACAGAAGGTGCTTAAGGGTCGCCATGAGGGACTTCGAGAGGTCAGTATTATAAGGGCGAAGGAACTGCGGTTCGAAACCTTTACCGATCTTCCGGCTCACATGGACGGAGAGACCTTCCTCCTTCGTTCCGGAAAACATGATATACGGATTGGGGAGCAGGCAGTGAACATTATAGTTCCCGCGTAG
- a CDS encoding lysophospholipid acyltransferase family protein has translation MMRKIRSIVAIILSSLFTAFWGSVGIVMSLLALGHLIKCSVRPWGKTVLWSCGVRLDVKGAENFPQAPFIVMFNHQSSLDIPVFSAVLPFEWRAVMKNEVASIPFIGWVCSLSGQYFVARDGSVGDTNRVREIVRKIRNGPSVIIAPEGTRSEDGELLPFKQGGFFMASLSRVPVVPMIIWGGKDIRKKGSYELNTNTDIVVRILPPIDTASFPKGKEGGEKLEGVVREEMLREIEKIRSNR, from the coding sequence ATGATGAGGAAAATAAGGAGCATTGTGGCGATAATTCTCTCGTCCCTGTTTACGGCATTCTGGGGCAGCGTGGGGATTGTGATGTCACTTCTCGCCTTAGGGCATCTTATAAAGTGCTCCGTTCGGCCTTGGGGGAAAACAGTTCTTTGGTCATGCGGAGTGCGGCTTGACGTAAAAGGCGCTGAAAATTTCCCGCAGGCTCCTTTCATAGTGATGTTCAACCACCAGAGCTCTCTCGACATACCCGTTTTTTCCGCGGTGCTGCCTTTCGAATGGAGGGCGGTCATGAAGAATGAAGTCGCCTCGATTCCCTTTATCGGCTGGGTGTGCTCACTTAGCGGACAGTACTTCGTTGCGAGGGACGGTTCGGTTGGAGATACGAACAGAGTCCGGGAAATCGTAAGGAAAATAAGAAACGGGCCTTCAGTGATTATTGCCCCAGAGGGCACGAGAAGCGAGGATGGAGAGCTTCTTCCCTTTAAGCAGGGCGGTTTTTTTATGGCTTCGCTTTCAAGGGTGCCGGTTGTGCCGATGATCATATGGGGGGGCAAGGATATAAGGAAAAAGGGTTCCTACGAACTTAATACCAACACAGATATTGTGGTCAGGATCCTTCCTCCTATAGATACCGCAAGCTTTCCGAAGGGAAAAGAGGGTGGAGAGAAGCTTGAAGGTGTAGTCCGTGAAGAGATGCTTCGCGAGATTGAAAAAATCCGTAGCAATCGTTAA